The stretch of DNA CGATCTGCACCGAATTGCGTTTGATGCTCTCACGGAAGCCGTCGAAGCTGATGACCACCATATTGGTCGCCAGCGGCAGGCCGGTTTCGCGATGAAGCTGCGCCATGCCGTCCAGCCCGGCCACTGGGTCTTCGTAATATTCGATCAGCGGCCCCAGCTTTTGCGCGGCATCCAGCGCGGTTTGCATCGACCAGGCGCCATTGGGGTCGATGCGCAGCGGCAAGCCGGGGAAGGCTTTGGACAGGGCTTCGATGCTGGCGATTTCCACCTCGGGGGGCAGGGTGCCTGCTTTCAGCTTGATCGAGCCGAAGCCATACATGTCGATCATGCGTTTGGCCTGCGCCACGATTTGCTCGGGGGTGATGGCTTCGCCCCACTCGTCGGGGGCTTCTTCTGGCTCGATGTGGCGTTCGTATTTGAAGAAGAGATAGGCGCTGAAGGGCACCTCGCGCCGCACCGCGCCGCCCAGCAGGGCATGCAAAGGCAGGCCTGCGGCCTTGGCCTGCAGGTCCAGAAACGCCACTTCGAAAGCGGAAAAGCAATTGGCCAGCAAGCGCGAGGGTTGCGAGCCCGGCGCCAGCTCCGCCCCGGCTTTCGCGGCGGGCAGCTTGGCCAGTTCTTCCTTGATAACGCGCTCCAGCCCATTGAGATCGTGGATCTCCAGCCCCGCCAGCGCCGGGGCAATGGCCGTCAGCGCCGCCAGCACGGGTGCATCGCCATAGCTTTCGCCAAGGCCCAGCAACTCTCCGGCTTCGACCTCGATGATTGAGCGCAGCGCATAAGGCTCATGAATGCCCGCAGCATTCAGCAAGGGCGGGTCGCGAAAGGCGATGGGCGTCACGCGGACACCGGTGATCTTGATGGTCATGGTCTGGGCTCTCCCCCGTATGGCTTTGATCGGGGCATGGATCGGCGGGCCGCGCAAGACCAATGCCCATCCACTATCGACCGATGCCGCCTTGGGCGTTGATCCCTTTTGCCGCCCCCCGCATTGGTGCAGCCGACAAAGTCAGAATCGAGACGAGGATCAGCATGCCCAACGATCGTATCTCCGCCATCACGCTCAGCCTGGCGTGGGTGCCGCTGGCCACGCCGATTTCCGATGCCAAGGTGCTCACCGGGCGCCAGAAGCCTTTGACCCGCGTGGCGATGCTGTTCGCTGAGATCGAAACGGAAGAGGGTCATTCTGGCCTCGGCTTCTCCTATTCCAAGCGCGCGGGCGGCCCCGGCATGTATGCCCATGCCCGCGAGGTGGCCGACAGCATCATTGGCGAGAACCCCGCCGACATCGGCCGCATCTGGAACAAGCTGGTCTGGGCTGGCGCTTCCGTTGGCCGTTCGGGGTTGTCGACGCAGGCCATTGCCGCCATTGATATCGCGCTGTGGGATCTGAAGGCCAAGCGCGCCGGCCTGCCTCTGGGCCGCCTGCTGGGGGCCTGGCGCGATGGCGTGCCCAGCTACAACACCTCGGGCGGCTTTCTGTCCTCGCCGCTCGAAGAGGTGCTGGAGAATGTCGAAAAGAGCATCGAGAGCGGCATTGGCGGCATCAAGATCAAGGTCGGCCACCCCGATCCCAAGGTCGATCTGACGCGTCTGGATGCGGTGGCCAAGCAGATCAATGGCCGCGTGGCGCTAATGGTCGACGCCAATCAGCAGTGGGACCGTCCCACCGCCCTGCGCATGAGCCGCGCCATGGAGCAATATGGTCTGGTCTGGATCGAGGAGCCTCTCGACGCCTATGATATCGAGGGCCATGCCGCGCTGGCTGCCGCCATCGACACGCCGATCGCCTCGGGCGAGATGCTGGTCTCCGCGCCTGAACATTTCGCGATGATCGACGCGCGCGCCGTGGACTTTATCCAGCCTGACGCCGCGCGCGTGGGCGGCATCACCCAGTTCCAGCGCGTGACGGCGCGGGCCGAGCAGGCCGGGCTGATGATGGCGCCGCATTTCGCCATGGAAATCCATGTCCATGTCTCGGCGGCCTATCCGCACAACGCCTGGGTCGAGCATTTCGACTGGCTCGACCCGCTGTTCAACGAGCGGCAGATTCTCGACAAGGGCCTGATGATGCTCTCGGAGCGCCCCGGTCTGGGCGTTACCCTGTCCGATCAGGCCCGCGCCTGGACCGAGGCCTCGTGCCGCGTCGATGCCAGGGGCTGCGTCGACCACACTCATTGATCGAGAGGATCGGGAGGGCCGGAATGCCGGTCCTCCCGGCAGCATGCGCGTTCAAAAGATCCATAAAGCAAGTTTTGACACCGGTGGCATCAATACCGGCTGCGAATAGGTCAATCGCCGCTGGGCATTGGACGGGGCCAGCCGAATGACCGACACCGGATGGTGAAAGAAGTGCCGAAGAACACCCCGCAGCGGGAACGGCTCTTGGGAGGGAAGATATGGCTTACACATTCAAGCGACTGCGGCTTGCCGCTCTGGCCACCACCGGTATGACGATGCTGGCCGTGACAACCTCGGCGGCACAGGCCCAGGATCAGGCCGCTGCGCCCGCCGCCGACACGCCGGCCGCCGAAGCGCCCCATGCCGTCAGCGACAAGGACATCATCGTCACCGGCTCGCGCGTGAAGCGCGACGGCTATGACGCGCCCACGCCGCTGACCGTGGTGAGTGCCGATGCCATCAACAAGGCCGCGCCCGCCAATCTGGCCGATTACGTCAACCAGATGCCTCAGCTCACGCCCAGTCAGACCTCGCGCACGGGCAATGGCAACACCTCGACCGGCGTTAACGGGTTGAACTTGCTCGATTTGCGCGGGCTTGGCCCCAACCGCACGCTGGTGCTGGTGGACAATCAGCGCGTCGCGCCCTCCACCCAGACCGGCGCGGTGGACGTCAACAACATCCCCACCGCGCTGATCAAGCGCGTCGATATCGTGACCGGCGGCGCCTCGGCGGCCTATGGTTCGGACGCGGTTGCGGGCGTGGTCAACTTCATCATCGATCGCACCTTCACCGGCATCAAGGGCAACATCAACGGCGGCGTCACCCAGAGCGGCGACAACAAGAGCTATGACGCCAGCATCGCCGCGGGCAAGAGCTTCGCGGGCGGCAAGGGTCATGTCCTCTTCAGCTATGAGCATGAGCATCAGGACGGCGTCGATGCGCTGAACCGTCCCTGGTACACCGCGACCTATCTGGTGCCCAATCCGGCCTATGTGGCGGGCAATGGCAAGCCGCGCCAGATCGTGGCCTCGAACGTGAATTACAACAATGTCTCGCAGGGCGGCGTGATCACCAACACGGCGCTGAAGGGCACGAATTTCCTCGCGGGCGGGGCGGTGTCGCCCTTCCAGTATGGCACCATCGCGGGCAATTTCATGCTGGGCGGCAACACCTGGAACGAGGGCAACACCATCGCCCTGTCGCCGCGCATCGACCGTGACAACGCCTGGGGCCGCCTGAGCTATGAGGTGGCGGACAACATCACCGCCTCGCTGGAAGGCTCCTATGGTTCCAGCGGTGCGCGCAACAGCGCCGCCTATCAGCGCTATGCGGGCAATCTGACCATGTCGGCCAGCAATGCCTTCCTGCCTGCCGCCGTGCGCCAGCAGGCTGCGGCCGCCGGGGTCACTTCCTTTGGCTATGGCTATTCGACCTATGATCTGGGGCGCCCGGTCAGCGATATTTCGCGCACCAATTACCGCATCGTCGGCTCGCTGGAAGGCAAGTTCGGCAGCAACTGGACGTGGAACGCCTATTACCAGTACGGCCACACCGATTTGAGCATCAAGCTGCTCAACACCACCAATGTCGCCAATTTCGCCAATGCCATCGATGCCGTCAGCAGCGGCGGCCAGATCGTCTGCCGCTCCAGCATTGCCAATCCTTCGAATGGCTGTGTGCCGCTCAACATCTTCGGCTATGGCGTGGCGTCGCAGGCCGCGATCAACTATGTGAAGGGCACCGCC from Novosphingobium sp. encodes:
- a CDS encoding enolase C-terminal domain-like protein codes for the protein MTIKITGVRVTPIAFRDPPLLNAAGIHEPYALRSIIEVEAGELLGLGESYGDAPVLAALTAIAPALAGLEIHDLNGLERVIKEELAKLPAAKAGAELAPGSQPSRLLANCFSAFEVAFLDLQAKAAGLPLHALLGGAVRREVPFSAYLFFKYERHIEPEEAPDEWGEAITPEQIVAQAKRMIDMYGFGSIKLKAGTLPPEVEIASIEALSKAFPGLPLRIDPNGAWSMQTALDAAQKLGPLIEYYEDPVAGLDGMAQLHRETGLPLATNMVVISFDGFRESIKRNSVQIVLSDHHYWGGLRATQHLATMCNTFNLGLSMHSNSHLGISLMAMAHLAAATPNLSYACDTHYPWVEDADEVVVGGKVAISGGCVRVGDTPGLGVELDRARLARAHATFNRISIRTRDDLGQMRKYDPDFSGKQPRY
- a CDS encoding mandelate racemase/muconate lactonizing enzyme family protein translates to MPNDRISAITLSLAWVPLATPISDAKVLTGRQKPLTRVAMLFAEIETEEGHSGLGFSYSKRAGGPGMYAHAREVADSIIGENPADIGRIWNKLVWAGASVGRSGLSTQAIAAIDIALWDLKAKRAGLPLGRLLGAWRDGVPSYNTSGGFLSSPLEEVLENVEKSIESGIGGIKIKVGHPDPKVDLTRLDAVAKQINGRVALMVDANQQWDRPTALRMSRAMEQYGLVWIEEPLDAYDIEGHAALAAAIDTPIASGEMLVSAPEHFAMIDARAVDFIQPDAARVGGITQFQRVTARAEQAGLMMAPHFAMEIHVHVSAAYPHNAWVEHFDWLDPLFNERQILDKGLMMLSERPGLGVTLSDQARAWTEASCRVDARGCVDHTH
- a CDS encoding TonB-dependent receptor, whose protein sequence is MAYTFKRLRLAALATTGMTMLAVTTSAAQAQDQAAAPAADTPAAEAPHAVSDKDIIVTGSRVKRDGYDAPTPLTVVSADAINKAAPANLADYVNQMPQLTPSQTSRTGNGNTSTGVNGLNLLDLRGLGPNRTLVLVDNQRVAPSTQTGAVDVNNIPTALIKRVDIVTGGASAAYGSDAVAGVVNFIIDRTFTGIKGNINGGVTQSGDNKSYDASIAAGKSFAGGKGHVLFSYEHEHQDGVDALNRPWYTATYLVPNPAYVAGNGKPRQIVASNVNYNNVSQGGVITNTALKGTNFLAGGAVSPFQYGTIAGNFMLGGNTWNEGNTIALSPRIDRDNAWGRLSYEVADNITASLEGSYGSSGARNSAAYQRYAGNLTMSASNAFLPAAVRQQAAAAGVTSFGYGYSTYDLGRPVSDISRTNYRIVGSLEGKFGSNWTWNAYYQYGHTDLSIKLLNTTNVANFANAIDAVSSGGQIVCRSSIANPSNGCVPLNIFGYGVASQAAINYVKGTAWQSQGITEQVSAASVSGTLFNNWAGPVSLAAGAEHRSESATAVGDPLSQTNGWYTGNYKTNAGSYNVTEGFAETVVPLLKNSKLGKSADFNGAVRVTSYSTSGMVTTWKAGLTYEPISDIKLRAVLSRDIRAPSISEMYIAGATQATDVADPVKGVTVRTTAVSNGNTNLRPEKADTLSLGGVFRPRFIPGFSASVDYYNIRLKDAITTLAVADIVNRCAAGETAICSYVTRDANQNITSILRIPVNLATVRVRGIDFDASYRVEAGKLIHGMSGAFSLHFLATRALNYAYTNAGNTTEYVGENGGPNATYPIPKWRTYTTLGYDNDRGSLQATMRSISSGVYDNTWKSGVDIDNNYIAGATYFDLAGNLTVWGDRQRKAELYFKIENLLDKDPPIAAGIASSTLQTNPVLYDTLGRNFRVGVRFRY